Sequence from the Corallococcus sp. EGB genome:
ACGGTTCCGGTTCCGACGGCAACCAGGCCGAAAGGAACTGAGCCCCACCCATGGCCCACCCCGCCCAGCACGAAGCATCCTCACCGACCTCCTCCATGCCCTCCGACGTGCAGGTGACCCCTGTGCGCGGCGCGGCGGACCGGACGGCGTTCATCCGGCTGCCGTACACGCTCTACCGTGACGACCCGAACTGGGTGCCGCCGCTGGAGATGGAGCGCCGCGACTTCCTGGACCCGAAGAAGAACCCCTTCTTCGACTACGCGGAGGTGGAGCTGTTCCTCGCGCGCCGCGGGCAGGACGTGGTGGGCCGGGTGGCGGCCATCAAGAACCCGCGCCACATGGAGTTCCACGGCACCAAGGAGGGCTTCTTCGGCCTCTTCGAGTGCGTGAACGACGCGGGCGTGGCGCGGGGCCTGTTGGACGCGGCCAGCGCGTGGCTGAAGGCGCGCGGCATCGACACCGTGCTGGGGCCGGCCAACTTCTCCTCCAACCAGGACTGGGGCCTGCTGGTGGAGGGCTACGACAGCCCGCCCGCGCTGATGATGCCGTACAACCCGGCGTACTACGCGGACCTGCTGCAGACCTGCGGGTTCACCAAGGCGAAGGACCTGTGGGCCTGGGAGCTGTCCTCGTCCGCGCCGCCGCCGGAGAAGGTGGCGCGCATCGCGGAGAAGATCCGGCACCGCGAGGGCATCACCGTGCGCGCGGTGAACCTGAAGGACTTCCCCGCCGAGGTCGCGCGCATCAAGGAGATCTACAACGCGGCCTGGGAGAAGAACTGGGGCTTCATCCCCTTCACGGACCGCGAGTTCGACCACATGGCCAAGGAGATGAAGGCCATCGTGCGTCCGGAGCTGCTGCTCATCGCGGAGGTGAAGGGCGAGCCCGTGGCCTTCTCCATGACGCTGCCGGACGCCAACGAGGCCTTCAAGGCGGCCAACGGGCGGCTCACCACCTTCGGCCTGCCCATTGGCCTGGTGAAGCTGGTGCTGGCGTCGCGCAAGCTCAAGCGGCTGCGCCTGATCACCCTGGGCATCAAGGAGGGCTACCGGCGCCGCGGCCTGGACGCCGTCCTCTACCTGGACACCCTGCGCACCGCGAAGGAGCTGGGGTACTCGGGCGGGGAGATCTCCTGGACGCTGGAGGACAACCACCTGGTCAACCGCGCCATCGAGTCCATGGGCGGCCAGCGCTCCAAGACGTACCGCGTGTACCAGCGGCCCGTCTGAGGTCCTGATACGCCTCCGCCCGGGCGCGTGCTGGCCCCGGGCGGAAAGAAGCAACGGCGTGAAGCTGTCGGAGGGCGCCCTGCCCGGCGCTCCCCTACTTCGCCTGCGGCGCGGCGCCCGTGGAGCCGGCGGCGGACTCGTTCACGGAGGCCGCGCTGGTGTTGGCGTTCTCCTTCTCCAGCTGGGCGCGCTTGGCCTTGAGCGTGGACAGCAGGCCGTCAAAGCCCTTGGTGGAGAGGATCTTCTTGAACTGGCCGCTGTACGTGTCCACGAGCGAGACCTCGTCCGTGACGACGTCGTAGATGCGCCACTCGCCCTTGGCCGGCGACTTGAAGAGCTTGTAGTCCACGGGGACCTGGTCCTTCTTCACGGTGAGCTTCGTGTCGACCGTGGCCTCGTTCCCCTGGATGCTCTCCTTGCCGTACTGCACGTCCGCCTTCGCCTGGCCAATGGCCTTCTGGGCGTACGAGGCGCGCAAGAGGCCCGTCATGGTCTCGGTGAACTCCTTGCGCTGGGCCGCGGTGAGGCCCGCCCAGGCCTTCTCACCCAGGGCGCGCTTGGCGAGCTCCTCGAAGTCCACGAAGGACTCCACGACGGTGGCCAGGGACTGCACGGTGGCGCCGGGGGCATTGGCC
This genomic interval carries:
- a CDS encoding N-acetyltransferase encodes the protein MAHPAQHEASSPTSSMPSDVQVTPVRGAADRTAFIRLPYTLYRDDPNWVPPLEMERRDFLDPKKNPFFDYAEVELFLARRGQDVVGRVAAIKNPRHMEFHGTKEGFFGLFECVNDAGVARGLLDAASAWLKARGIDTVLGPANFSSNQDWGLLVEGYDSPPALMMPYNPAYYADLLQTCGFTKAKDLWAWELSSSAPPPEKVARIAEKIRHREGITVRAVNLKDFPAEVARIKEIYNAAWEKNWGFIPFTDREFDHMAKEMKAIVRPELLLIAEVKGEPVAFSMTLPDANEAFKAANGRLTTFGLPIGLVKLVLASRKLKRLRLITLGIKEGYRRRGLDAVLYLDTLRTAKELGYSGGEISWTLEDNHLVNRAIESMGGQRSKTYRVYQRPV
- a CDS encoding phospholipid-binding protein MlaC is translated as MIASLLAATLLAAAPVSPLNVVKNGNAAVQKAANAPGATVQSLATVVESFVDFEELAKRALGEKAWAGLTAAQRKEFTETMTGLLRASYAQKAIGQAKADVQYGKESIQGNEATVDTKLTVKKDQVPVDYKLFKSPAKGEWRIYDVVTDEVSLVDTYSGQFKKILSTKGFDGLLSTLKAKRAQLEKENANTSAASVNESAAGSTGAAPQAK